Within the Trichoderma breve strain T069 chromosome 3, whole genome shotgun sequence genome, the region TTCATTATTCATCGGCACCAAAGCTTCTCAGCTGcatttttgctttttgtctCACATATACACTAGCGGGGGCATGCCACTCTTCCgtgttttttattttatttttattttattttgaaccttttgtttattttctttgtaTATTTCCCCCGGCCAGTCTATACTGTGGCTATGGaggggatggagggggaggacTGTTGAAATCtaggatgagaagaaggaggatgccTGCTTGAGTTTACGTTACTAGGGTTGAAGTTGATATCTTAAGAAGACATGATGGGAGGGCaatgaggaagaggtggaaaAGGGGAAACCAGAATCCTGTGGACAAATGAAGGACTGGTggatattatatattttctttcctttcatCAGTGATACCTAAGTCTTCTCTTATTTTCATTACTAGACTTGATCAGTCTGCAATTGCAAGCAGATAAAGTTGAAAAGTGTGCCTgaatttttctctctcctttttttataatGTACTTGACGTGCAGATGGATAGCGCGACGACGGGATGAAAGCACGTGGCAGATTGATAGGCAGATGGTCCATGTGCGTCTAAGCATGGCAGATGCGTGCCTGAATTATTGCAGAAATCGTTATGTTTGAGCTACCAATATCTGAGGATGCAACCGAACAGTTAAAATGCAATTTTGCAAGTCGTATTTTGTAACATAAATTGAGACAGTCTTAAAAAGTTGAATTTCTTGATTGCTGTGATTTCGGCATTCTCTTCATAATTGGATTGAGCACGATGTCGTTACCAACAACCGCAGCAGGTTAGAAAGCAATTTGGCGCAGTGGAAGCGCGCCGGGCTCATAACCCGGAGGTCGCACGATCGAAACGTGCAATTGCTACTCGCTCagttgatttttttttctttttccaatTCTCACTTATTCCCTTATTGATattctcttttatttttatccAATGTCTAAGAAAACAAACGCGTCGTAAAGATAAACATAACCTCGTATTTTGACTCATGAATACCACGCAAAACCCATAAAAACgaacatcaacatcacgGTACGGAGGTACTTCTACAAAACGTCATGCACACAATCGTCATTGCAGTGGGTCACCTTCCgccaagcaaaaagaagagctccAAGCTCCCTCATTGGCCCCAGCCTTCGCCAACTCGCCAATCGGCTGCTGCGCTCCTTCCCGCCATCTTTCTCGTCTGGCTTTTGCGGGGAAGGCAACACACACCCAGCTCCAAGTTTGTACCTATGTAAACAAGCAAGCAATAACGGCCGGTTGCGGTTGCGGTTTACGGCAGCTGCTGTATTGTTACATACCTAGTAGGCAGTTGATCAGCTTTTAGCCAGTGGGAAAGAGCTGCCGCTTTGCCGGTTGGGGGGCACCTGATTTTCGAGTTGCACGGAACAATGGAAGGGAGCTTTTTTGTATGCATGTCTCAATTCACGGCTGTTTAGATCAGTGACGGGGATAAATCAACTTGTTTCCTTTCCCCCTCTTCTCGTGTCTTTTCTAGTCCTCTTTTCTagtcctcttttctctcctctttacACTCTTCCTATTGTTTTGACTGCCGTCTGCGAGTAGCATGgaattgtttgtttctttcggTGAAGACAACTCGTAATAGAAGATCTGTCGGCATCGTTATTTTCTGCAATTTCAATGAGGTTTTCGTCTTTGAGCCTGCGAGCGCGCGAATGATTCTTTTCTAGAGCCAATCGCTTTCACGTTTGACGTATTCAATCGCCAGTTGTAGACACGCATATTCAGCACTGATATTCGTTTTGCGATCAATCGAAATCATGGTAGTAATGAGGCACATCGCCCTACTTGCGGGCCTCGCCTTTTGGACGGGCGCCGCTGCAGATGTCATCACTGATGATACTCATTTCTACGGCCAATCGCCGCCAGTTTATCCATCGCGTATGTCCCAACAGCTTGATCGAAAGATATAATATTCTGATATTGATACTATGGCTGAACAGCTGAAATGGTGGGCGGCAATGAGTGGGAGGCGGCTTtccaaaaggccaaggccttGGTCGGCAAGATGACTTTAGAAGAAAAGGTAAGGGGAGGCTTTACAAGACTTAGAAGCCGTTTACAAGTGAATCCAATTTCTGACCTACTGCTAGGTTAATCTTACAGCAGGTGTTACAGTTGAGTCTACTTGCTCAGGCTTTATTCCTGCCATCAAGCGTCTGAAGTTTCCGGGCATGTGCCTCAGTGATGCTGGCAATGGGCTTCGCAATACAGATTTTGTTAGCGGTTTTCCCAGTGGAATTCATGTGGGTGCTAGGTAAGAGGCTCTTTCAGTTTGAGTCAAACTCCGGCTATCTAGTCGAAGAACACCGTCAGGTTGACCACGCTCTAGCTGGAGTAAAGACTTGGCTTTTAGGAGAGGAGCTGCCATGGGTGGAgagttcaagaagaaagGCGTCAATGTCCTACTCGGCCCTGTCGTTGGCCCTGCTTGGCGTATTGTTCGTGGTGGAAGAAACTGGGAAGGCATCTCTGTCGATCCTTGGCTGTCTGGCGTCTTGGTTTCTCAGACTGTTTCTGGCATTCAGGGGCAGGGGGTTATTACTAGTACCAAGGTAAGTCGGCTTCCAATAGCCCTCGTCATTCAGCAGAGATGTTAGATCCTAGAGCACGACATCTGATACGTTTGCAGCACTACATCGGCAACGAGCAAGAGACCAACCGTAATCCAGAAGGAAATACGTCCTCTGTTTCTTCGAACATTGACGATAAGACAATGCACGAGGTATATCTATGGTAAGAAAGAGCTGCTCCCTTGATAGCCATCTATGGTCAAATTTTAATCATCAGCGCCTCTTACCAGGCCCTTCCAAGATGCTGTGAGAGCAGGCAGTGGAAATATCATGTGCTCCTACCAGCGTGTCAACAACTCGTACGGCTGTTCCAATAGCAAGACTTTGAATGGCCTTCTCAAGACTGAGCTCGGCTTCCAGGTGTGTAAATTCTATCCTCAGGCCCTCTTATCTTTTCTTAATCCCCCCCTCTTATACACTGTATGGTGGCACTGACAAATTGTTCGAACCAAGGGGTTCGTTGTTTCCGACTGGGGCGCTCAACACGCAGGTGTTGCCACCGCGGAAGCTGGCCTAGACGTGGCCATGCCCGGTGCAAGCGATTTCTGGGGCGATCACTTGGTTGAGGCCGTGAAGAATGGCTCATTGCCAGAGTCGCGAGTGACGGACATGGCAACAAGGTAATGGCGCTAATCGTTATTGAACTCTACAACTGCTGATATACGTTTAGAGTCATTGCCGCCTGGTATCAGTTCAACCAGGACACCGATTTCCCCAAGCCGGGAGTTGGCATGCCTTCTAATGTCCTAGATCCCCATACAATTGTTGACGGGCGAGATCCTGCCGCTGCACCCGTTCTTCTGAATGGCGCCATTGAAGGTCACGTCCTCGTCAAAAACACAAAGAATACTCTCCCTTTCAAGTCGCCTCGCATGCTCTCCCTCTTTGGCTATTCTGCCAAGACTCCAGACTTTTTTAATCCCTCTTCAAATCTACTTTACAGCCAAAATTGGATCTCGGGTAATGAGGCGCTTGACTCAAACTATGTTTCTGATAATGGGCTGGCCACTTTTGGCAAAAATGGCACCATGTTCGGCGGCTGTGGCTCCGGGGCCATCACGCCGGCACTCCCAATCTCTCCGTTCGAggccttgaagatgagggcTTCCCAGGAGGGCACTGCTGTGTTCAACGATTTCTTATCTGACAAGCCCTCTGTTGAGCCCAGTTCTGATGCCTGCATTGTCTTTGGTAACGCATGGTCCTGCGAAGGATACGACCGTCCTGCTATCCGAGATGATTATACAGACTCCCTAATCAAGTCAGTGGCTGACCAGTGCAGCAAGACCGTTGTCGTCTTCCACAACGCAGGGCCTCGATTGGTAGACGGCTTTGTTGATCATCCAAACGTCACAGCAATCATCTTTGCCCATTTGCCAGGTCAAGAGAGTGGGCCAGCACTCGCTTCACTTCTCTTTGGGGATACCAGCCCTTCCGGCAAGCTTCCTTACACAGTGGCGAAGAATGAATCTGATTATGGCGATGTTCTCGATCCAGTAGAGCCAGAAGGCGAATTCGTCAACTTTCCCCAGGCCGATTTCCACGAGGGAGTTTATCTTGACTATCGCTACTTTGACAAGAAGGGCATTGAACCTCGGTACGAGTTCGGCTTTGGACTCGGCTACACAACCTTTGCATATTCCAACATATCCATCAACTACATTCAGGGGGCAAATACGTATCCATGGCCGGGTGGCCCTATTGTCAGCGGCGGACAAACGGATCTCTGGGATGCAATCGCCACCGTCAGCGTAAACATCAAGAATACAGGCAGcgttgctggtgctgaagTGGCGCAGCTCTACATTGGTATTCCAGGAGCTCCGGCGAAGCAGCTTCGCGGCTTTGAAAAGCCCTTTTTGCAGCCTAATGAGACACAGTCGGTGACATTCCATCTCACAAGAAGAGATTTGAGCGTGTGGAGCGTAGAGAGACAGAAGTGGCAGTTGCAGAAGGGCAACTACAAGTTCTACGttgggagcagcagcagacgacTTCCCCTGAATGGGACGATGGATTTATAAGAGAATCAAGGCCAGCGGACTTCCAGATGCAGCTCAAGTACTACGTATGGCGAAATGGTATGCTGCGTGATGAATGGAGCTCTGTATGGGGTACATACATGTGTAGATACAGCTGCCAGAAGGTTGTTGTTTCCTCCTTCAAGCGAGCTGAGAAGGCAGCAACTAACCGTCTATTGGATAGATCGTATTTACTTGCTTTGTACTACGTGGAAGTGGTCCATCGGCTCTAATAGGCAACTTGAGTAGTCAAGCTGACGCCGAGTTTGAGCGGTGCTTCGTATCTGACATGTTCACCGCCTTACTTGTGTTCCGTGTTATACCGAGAGCCTTTGGGCTCATCTAGTGCCAACAGCTTTTTACGTTTTCGAATCTTCAACGAACGCTCGGAGCCTCCCCGCTCGGTGTTATTATAATTCGTCTACAATAGCACATTACTCGTGCTTCGTATGCCCCTTGTAAGACATCTTGGCAAATCTACAGAAGCAATGGAAACCatcaaagaaggaaaaaaaggggcGGATCGCAGCTTCGATTGCCATGGAGCATTGTGTGTCATGTGCCGTCGTCTTTCATGCGGCCCATAGCGGTATGTTCCGCTTCCAATCGCCGACCGATAcgccttctctctcatcatctacAACTAAGACTACAAGTCAGATGGAGCTACAGTATGGAGGAGTATGGAGTATCACTATTTAGTATACGAGTTTCTACTTGCTACTCCTAGAAAAGAATCACTAACAAGCAGCACTTTCggtgcttttttcttcttcttacgcttccttattttttttctttctccataGTTCCCCATTTTCACAATGggtctcctctcccttctccaaTATTTTGTGGACGAGATTACGTTCAATGCAGAATGCCCCGACGGCCGTGAGATTTGCGTCCCCAATCGCCGGCGGCTTTGCCCATCGACATGGGGGAGACCGGCTGCTTTAGATAGATGATGGAGTAAATTTAGGAGGGGAGTGGCGCGCCCTAAATTGTTCCATCATAGATCGCCTTCTCAACACAGAAACGACCAAGATTagaacgaaaagaaaaaaagaacaaggcaaaaagaaaaagggacCCCCCCCCTCCCCGGCCGCCGGTGCGGACAAAAAGTCACACGATCGACGATCGCATGAACTGTTTACTGCTCGAAACAGAAAAAGTGGCCTCCGTCGCAAATTGCTTGGCCCTGATAAGCAAGCCTCCTACCGGAACTCCAGACTCCGTCATGCCCAGTTAGtccaaaaggcaaaaaaaagagaccgGGCTTCTGttggcttctttgttctGTAACATGAACAGTGCGGCTAGATTTAAGCGATCGGCATCATTGACAGCGGGCAGAGCCAACAACAAGGCCCACCCCTACTTTATCCCAGTACCCAgctttttccctcttttctttttcctttcccagCCCGTGGGCAGCAAAGATTCTGGCtaggggaggggggggggcCATGACTTTTTGATCTCAAAGGCTGGCCCATCCTTGACCCAGGACAAGACTCTTTCGGCAAAGCCGATTTCAAGGGCACCCCTTACCATGGCCATGGGATATAATCGCTGTTAGTCTTAGGGAGCGGCTTCCGGTGGACACACGATGCTTCTTTGGGGAAAGATGACGGCTGCCGATGTccggaggagctggagcacCCAAcgcagaagagaaaagaaaaagaaaaagcagcggagaaaaaaagaaaagaaaaatagcCCAAGACACTTCCGGACAAacatgtctttttttcccccacGCCTCGAAAAAATCGTACGATTTTCTCATCGCTAGTCATATTGGAGTCTCGCAGCGCAGACTAGCGGCTCAAGGCTGCCGCTCCATTAGATTCCGTGTCTCGGAACGGCAGTGTGTATGGATCAATCGCTGCGTCCCCATATTTGCATTGGTAATAGTTCATCGAACAAGTCTCGTAGTGGTGTAGCACACTCTGGCGATCTCACATCTTGCGAACTCcgtagtggtggtggtgatgcctGATCAATATCTAGATGATGCTCGCTGCACCCGCTTTATCGCCGATTCTCTGCCGCAGCAGCGCTGAAACTGATCCGTAATTGTCGCCTCGCTAGTATCTCGGAAGAGCCCGTCGATTACaaggggaggggaaatgGCGGAGTATCTGTACAATAAGTATCGCCACGTTCCGAAAGCTTTTGTGAAATAGCATCATGCAAACAGCATGGGGTGCTGGCCCATACACAGTCCTTCCCTCAGGTAGACCTGTGTACGACGACTCGCTTGATGGACTCGCAGGCCTGTCTTCTTCATACCAGCACAAGGAATACACCTGCAAGTGGTATTGCAGTAATAGCAGGCCGAATGAGAGGAAACGGCAGGGGTACAGCAGAAGCCCGGGCACAGATGgacgaaagaaaagaacaagacaaaagggCCGCACAGGGTGTGTCTTTGTATCAGGCTCAGTCCAACGCCCAGGAAGAGGTTCTTGGCCAGGATATCTCGAGCATCTATCAAATGTGACATGATGCTTTCAGATGAGACTAAATCCGGTGCTGCCCCGATGTGATGTGGCTGCGGCGCGTAAGCGGCCGGCAGTTATTCTGACCTAGGCTTGCTACCTACCTAGGAAAGGGGGCGTccgaggagatgctggcagAAAAGACTGAGTGGAGTTTGGTTTTGTTGCACAGACACAGCCAATTCTCACGACGAATTGCATTCTCTGGGGGTGGCGAAAGCCATCAAGCATCTGAGCGCCATGTTTGGCTACAAAGTCATCGAGCACGAGGCTCATTCTCTCTTTCGATTTGTCTGTTCGCCGCAGGTGATTTGGTGTGAACGAAGCCTGCAGGAGCCCGGGCTATCCTGCTGCAAAACTAGAGGCAGAAATGGCCGCTTGACCAGGCAGAAATGCGAAATGCTGCATCACACGGATATCATGATTTCAATACTAGCGAACCAATGACTTTCTTCCGCACACACGAGGGCGAACGAAACAGGCGTCGGCGCGGGACGGCCCATCAGCTTTTTGGAAGCCTATACACCAATCAACTCGACAGGAGTAGATTTAAGTTTGAGGCCGCAAAGCCGCCACCATCAGCAGCTCTCAAAAGGCACCCATcagggggagagaaaagcCTCAGTTCAAGGCAGCAAGGAAGGCTAATCGCGAAACCTAGATAGATCACCTGCGCACAAGATGGGCGCCGATACCCGCCAATCCTAACAGCTTGTCATGTCAGCTTGTCCACTAACAAGGGGACGTGTGCAAAGTACGAGAAGATGAGCAGATGGGCAGATGGGTCAGGATTGGCTAGGGGTTAACGAGGACCAGGGAATTTTGCGCGCAAAGCAGTGAGCTGCCGTCACccttctccatggcatcgGATGAAGCTGTCACTTAAATCGCTCCACACTGGATGGAGCTGTGGCACACACGAATACAAAGCAGCGAACCCATCTCACCCATTAGCCAATGTGTTTCGAGGTTAGCAACCACACGCATTTTTTCAAGCCACTCAGACGGTTGGGTTTGAGAAGACGAGAGGGAACTGGTCGGTAAAACAGAGACACGGGAGCCATGATTGCATGGTAAGCCTCCAATAAGCTCTGAACCTAGCTGTCCTTGTCCGTGTGATCTCCCAGAAGGCCTGCATACAGGATGCGGGCGTGCATACAAAACACACAgacgtacggagtacaggcACGCACATGCATACCTCCCCAAGGCAGAGAGATGCAAACCCGATAAGGCCGGCGTTTGGTTTTGGCGGCTGCGCATGTACGAAGATGTACTGTACGAGGCCGCTGGACTGCATGTGCTCGCACCCCCCTTCGGCCAACTAAGCCAAGGTTGGCCGAGAATCGAGGGATCTGACCGATGCTACGGAGCACCAATCTGCACCGTGAACTGCACGACAAGGTTGTCGGAGAGCCCAGGTCGATTCGTACAAGCCCCCTGTTAGCGTATCCCAAGCTGATGATGTCGGTCCgtcccttgtccttgtcagTAGGAAGCGAGATCTTTCGACTCCCTCGTGCGCGATCTAGGAACGAATCGAAGCGCGTGAAAAAGAATCTGCGATGTATCGACCGTGACACTGGAATCTTTACTCCGTGCCTCGTATCACTTCCACCACAAACCCCGTGATTGCCCTTTTTGATTCCATGGCAAGCTCGCAGTGTTCATACCGTGTGATCCGGATTGTGCATGAGTAAGGAGTACACATTGGAGGAATGATCGCACTAACTTACTTTTCTCTTGCCTATTATGCACCGGAGTGACCGTGTTCCGCCCAGGAGCTGTCAATAGGGCCATCCACTTCATTGACAAGGAACGATTACTATTCCTC harbors:
- a CDS encoding fibronectin type III-like domain-containing protein; this translates as MVVMRHIALLAGLAFWTGAAADVITDDTHFYGQSPPVYPSPEMVGGNEWEAAFQKAKALVGKMTLEEKVNLTAGVTVESTCSGFIPAIKRLKFPGMCLSDAGNGLRNTDFVSGFPSGIHVGASWSKDLAFRRGAAMGGEFKKKGVNVLLGPVVGPAWRIVRGGRNWEGISVDPWLSGVLVSQTVSGIQGQGVITSTKHYIGNEQETNRNPEGNTSSVSSNIDDKTMHEVYLWPFQDAVRAGSGNIMCSYQRVNNSYGCSNSKTLNGLLKTELGFQGFVVSDWGAQHAGVATAEAGLDVAMPGASDFWGDHLVEAVKNGSLPESRVTDMATRVIAAWYQFNQDTDFPKPGVGMPSNVLDPHTIVDGRDPAAAPVLLNGAIEGHVLVKNTKNTLPFKSPRMLSLFGYSAKTPDFFNPSSNLLYSQNWISGNEALDSNYVSDNGLATFGKNGTMFGGCGSGAITPALPISPFEALKMRASQEGTAVFNDFLSDKPSVEPSSDACIVFGNAWSCEGYDRPAIRDDYTDSLIKSVADQCSKTVVVFHNAGPRLVDGFVDHPNVTAIIFAHLPGQESGPALASLLFGDTSPSGKLPYTVAKNESDYGDVLDPVEPEGEFVNFPQADFHEGVYLDYRYFDKKGIEPRYEFGFGLGYTTFAYSNISINYIQGANTYPWPGGPIVSGGQTDLWDAIATVSVNIKNTGSVAGAEVAQLYIGIPGAPAKQLRGFEKPFLQPNETQSVTFHLTRRDLSVWSVERQKWQLQKGNYKFYVGSSSRRLPLNGTMDL